In Papaver somniferum cultivar HN1 chromosome 1, ASM357369v1, whole genome shotgun sequence, a genomic segment contains:
- the LOC113347146 gene encoding embryonic protein DC-8-like: MPEASLPQGIEGEVISVYTQQQQRRVIGSALKAVQGTFEHAKEAATGSKTEYYEGGAPMDSGYRKTTKADDTTKEYTGSAADTATQREAAERKIREYADTIKDYAGSAAEKARQAKDATIKEFAGAAAEKQDKQRMQLWTPHTKSNAGSAADKTKEYAGYAADKAMKAKDSKVGYATDKARQAKDANVDTAKEYAGYATDKTRHAKDATINTTKDYAGRAAEKARQAKDATIDTTKHYAESAAEKARLAKDATVDTTMDYAGSAADKARAAKEYTAEKAVKGKDTTFGKIVLVDLKDSADAARRVTEVRRMKPKKNQ, from the exons ATGCCAGAGGCATCATTACCGCAAGGCATAGAGGGGGAGGTCATAAGCGTCTATACC caacaacaacaaagacgTGTTATTGGGAGTGCTTTGAAAGCTGTTCAAGGTACTTTTGAACACGCCAAAGAAGCTGCGACTGGTTCCAAAACTGAGTACTATGAAGGTGGTGCCCCTATGGACTCTGGTTAT CGAAAGACCACTAAGGCTGATGATACCACCAAAGAGTACACTGGCAGTGCGGCTGATACGGCAACGCAGAGAGAAGCTGCTGAAAGGAAGATTAGGGAGTATGCAGATACCATCAAGGATTACGCTGGAAGTGCGGCTGAAAAAGCTAGACAAGCTAAAGATGCGACT ATCAAAGAGTTTGCTGGGGCTGCAGCTGAAAAGCAAGACAAGCAAAGGATGCAACTGTGGACACCACATACAAAAAGTAACGCTGGAAGTGCAGCAGATAAGACTAAAGAATATGCTGGATATGCAGCAGATAAAGCAATGAAGGCAAAAGATTCAAAGGTGGGCTATGCCACTGATAAAGCAAGACAAGCAAAGGATGCTAATGTTGACACCGCAAAGGAGTATGCTGGCTATGCCACTGACAAAACGAGACATGCAAAAGATGCTACAATTAACACCACAAAGGACTATGCAGGAAGGGCCGCTGAAAAGGCTAGGCAGGCGAAAGATGCCACCATAGACACCACAAAACATTATGCAGAAAGTGCAGCTGAAAAGGCTAGGCTAGCCAAGGACGCTACGGTTGACACCACTATGGACTACGCTGGGAGTGCCGCTGACAAGGCGAGAGCGGCAAAGGAATATACTGCTGAAAAGGCTGTCAAAGGAAAAGATACCACATTTGGCAAGATTGTACTAGTAGATCTGAAGGACTCTGCTGATGCCGCTAGAAGAGTTACGGAGGTAAGAAGGATGAAGCCAAAGAAGAACCAATGA